The Pseudomonadota bacterium genomic interval CTTCTAAAAGAAGCTGATATTCCGTATCCAGAAAAGACCTTTCCGTATTTGAAAGTTGGCTAGAAGAGGCTGTCAAAGAGATCGATTTTGTACGTACTAAAATATCTTGGATCTTACCCAGAGAGCCATCTGCAATTTGAAGCATTGATACACCTTGAGACACGTTAATCTGCGCGGCTCTTAGTGAAGAAATATCAACTTTAAGGCTCGCACCAATAGACAGTGCAGCAGCATCTTCAGATGCCTCAAATACACGTGTACCAGATGAGAGTTTTGCAATAGATGTAGAGGTTTCAGTACTGTTAAGACCAACGTTACGCTGTGCGATTTGCGTTGAAATATTACTAATAATCGATACGACCATGGCGGGATACCTTCCTTATGCCTGTTTCATTCATATAACTAAACAATGCAGAGAGCGTGCCAACTTTTAAATTATCAATATAAAACAAAAAGCCCCGCAAATGCGGGGCTTTTAAGCATGTATCAGCAACGTTATGAAGTTGTTGTCCCTGATGTCATTTCAGCTTCCGTTGTTGGCTTGCTGTCAAACATGTCAGAGAATACATCTTCCCAAGTTCCTTGAGTTGACGCACGAGAGTATTCCGTTGCGCGCTGCTCAAAGAAGTTTGAGTGCTCAGTTGCATTTAGCATCTCGTCTAGCCATGGTAGAGGGTTCTTCTCAATACCAAATACGCTTTCAAGGCCAAGCTGCATTAGGCGGCGGTCACCAATGTAACGGATGTAATCCTTCACTTCCTGTGGTGTTAGGCCCTGCACTTCACCTTCTTCAAAGGCAAGATCAATGAAGGCGTCTTCCATCTTCACAATCTCTTTACAGTGGTTCGTCAGCTCTTCTTTCAGCTCATCTGTCCAAACTTCAGGGTTCTCACTAATGAATGTGCGGAACAGACGAATGATTGAGTTTGTGTGAAGTGTTTCATCACGCACTGACCATGTTACGATCTGACCCATACCCTTCATCTTACCAAAGCGTGGGAAGTTCAGTAGAATCGCAAAGCTTGCAAACAGCTGGAGACCTTCAGTAAAGGCACCAAATACAGCTAGAGTTGTTGCAATACCCTTCTTAGAGTCACAAGAGAACTGGTGTAGGTAATCATATTTATCTTTCATCTGCTGGTACTTAAGGAAAGCTTCGTACTCAACCTCAGGCATACCCAGTGTATCGAGCAGATGAGAGTAAGCTGCAATGTGGATTGTCTCGATGTTAGAGAACGCACTGCACATCATCAGAACTTCAGTTGGACCGAAAACTTGTGAGTACTCTTTCATGTACGCGCCGTTTACTTCAATATCACTCTGTGTGAAGAAACGGAAAATCTGCGTCATCAGGTTAATTTCACTTGCAGAAAGCTTATCGTTCCAATCTTTTACATCATCCGCCATTGGCACTTCTTCTGGCATCCAGTGCAGACGCTGCTGCGTTTGCCATGCATCAAAGGCCCATGGGTAACGGAATGGTTTGTAGACTGGACGAGGCTCAAGAAGACCTTTTAGCTCTCCAAGACCCGTTTCTGTTTTGAGGTTCACGACTTCTGACATGATTTTATCCCTTAGGTAGTATTATAATATATTGTAGTAAGTTCGCTTAATCGTCTACGCACTCACTCATATACGATTGAGTTAAATTCGCTGAATAGGTGCGAAAATTTATTTTCGCGAAGCGCGTAAGCCGTCATGTATTTAAACATACATAAGGCTGAGCACTGGAGCGTAAATGAATTTGCAGCCCTATTCAGTAGAATTTATTGGCAAGCGAGACACTCTTCGTATTGGTCCTCTTCCTGCTGTGCAATTGCATCTGCTGCTTTTTGCTCATTCGATGGGAATGAAACAACATCCGCACGCTGGATTGACTTCGAGCGGCAGTAGTACAAGCTCTTCACACCTTTCTTCCATGCGCTAAAGTGTAGCTCATGTAGTGTTTTCTTATGTACGTCTGCTGGCAGGAATAGGTTAATTGACTGCGCTTGACAAATGTATGGTGTACGATCAGCCGCATGCTCCACCACCCAACGCTGGTCAATTTCAAATGCTGTCTTAAAGACATCTTTCTCATGCTCACTTAGG includes:
- a CDS encoding ribonucleotide-diphosphate reductase subunit beta: MSEVVNLKTETGLGELKGLLEPRPVYKPFRYPWAFDAWQTQQRLHWMPEEVPMADDVKDWNDKLSASEINLMTQIFRFFTQSDIEVNGAYMKEYSQVFGPTEVLMMCSAFSNIETIHIAAYSHLLDTLGMPEVEYEAFLKYQQMKDKYDYLHQFSCDSKKGIATTLAVFGAFTEGLQLFASFAILLNFPRFGKMKGMGQIVTWSVRDETLHTNSIIRLFRTFISENPEVWTDELKEELTNHCKEIVKMEDAFIDLAFEEGEVQGLTPQEVKDYIRYIGDRRLMQLGLESVFGIEKNPLPWLDEMLNATEHSNFFEQRATEYSRASTQGTWEDVFSDMFDSKPTTEAEMTSGTTTS